GTTGCTCTTTTTCTCTTACTTTCATTCGTCTTGACAAAATCCCTGGATCCTTTTTTAAAAAATAGGTGGTAATAAAAAGTGTCAGTGCAGAAATTATCGACCACCAAATCCATGCTTCCCAAAACTTTAAGGAGCCTGCGGGGAGAAATAACACAAGCCCCATCACAATCATAATTATTAAAGGTACTAGATAAGCTTTAAACGTGGATAAATTATTAATATTGTCTTTCATAAGTATTATCTCCTGACCTCGATCGTCTTTAGGAATGGAATCTTTTATCTTATTTAGAATATCCACAACTATTAATTAGTCTTCAGATGAGAGAAATTTTTCAACAAGTTGTTGGTACTTTAATTGGGCTGGTGAAAGCACATCGGCGACTATCTCCTGATATAAGCTTTCTAGCGGCTTTTTCATTCCTGGATGTTTGCATATTAGCTCTTTTACCGGAGGCATGCTGTTGATAAGAGCGACAGATTCGCGTGCCAAAGCTTCAATCTGGGGATCGTCTACGCTAAGGTGGGAAAGCTTGGCCCAATGCGCTCCTGAATCCAAAGCCAGTTGATAGTGTTCGGGATGCGTTTTGAAATACTCGGCCAGGGCGCGAAAGCTCTCCCGGTAATCTTCACCCCACTGGAAATCATCCAGGATGCCATACAATTTGCGGTGCTGATCATATATTTCCGGACAGGTACGAGCATATTTTTCAATTTGATCCGCCCCCAGTATCTCAGTAATCATTTGAAAAGAAGGAGAATCTAAACTGTCTTCATTCAAAAGAAGCGCATTTTCACTCAGAAGAGTATCAATTTTCGCCATTCGTTCTTCCAGGGTTTTCTTTTGATTGAGCAATTCAAGACGCAGGGATTGTAAGACTTCTCGCCATGTTTTGGGATTCTGCAAATCTCCCATTATTTCCTTAATGTGCTTGAGACCTAACCCCAGGGATTTTAAGCGTTTGATCAAACGCATGCGGTTCAACTCCGTCGGCCCATATAAACGGTATCCCCTAGCAGAGCGCTCCGGTACAGGCAGCAAACCGATTTTGTGGTAATAATTTATGGTTTTTAATGTGCTTCCGGTCAGTTTAACGAAATCGCCGATCTTTATGCGGTTTTCCACTGGCATCCCACCTTTTAAGGTCAGTTAACAACATCTTATCTACCATAATTATTTTTTACCCATCAAGAGAATATGACCTGCTTGATGGCATTAATCATTTGATAATCACCGTTCCCTGTTTCAATACTTCTTTAATTTTAGCCTCATAGTTGTTTAACCACGAGGCTTTAAAATTAATCTGGCGACGATCTACTCTCCCAGGAACCGACGAATTCAGTCGTCAGTCATCGGTTGTCGGACGTCAGAAAATAATTAACCTCATGGTTGTTTGACCATGAGGCTTAAAATTAATCTGGCGACGACCTACTCTCCCAGGGACCGACGTCCCAAGTACCATTGGCTCAGGAGGGCTTAACTGCCGTGTTCGGGATGGGAACGGGTGTACCCCCTCCGACATTGTCACCAGAAATATTTATCGTTTTAGTTGAGATGTTCTCTCAAAACTGTACAGCATACTTGAACAAGTTGTCGTCTTTCGCCTTTTGTCTTCGTCTTTTACCGACTACTGACTACTGACTACCGACTACTGATTAGGTCAAGCCCTCGACCTATTAGTACCGGTCAGCTGAACTGGTTACCCAGCTTACACACCCGGCCTATCTACCTGGTAGTCTTCCAGGGGTCTTACTAGCTTGTGCTATGGGAAACCTCATCTCGAGGGGGGCTTCGCGCTTAGATGCTTTCAGCGCTTATCCCGGCCAGACATAATTACCCAGCGCTACTCCTGGCGGAATAACTGGTACACCAGTGGTCTGTCCATCCCGGTCCTCTCGTACTAGGGACAGCTCCTCTCAAGTTTCCTGCGCCTGCGACGGATAGGGACCGAACTGTCTCACGACGTTCTGAACCCAGCTCACGTACCGCTTTAATGGGCGAACAGCCCAACCCTTGGGACCTACTACAGCCCCAGGATGCGATGAGCCGACATCGAGGTGCCAAACCTCCCCGTCGATGTGGACTCTTGGGGGAGATAAGCCTGTTATCCCCGGGGTAGCTTTTATCCGTTGAGCGACGGCTCTTCCACTCGATACCGCCGGATCACTAAGCCCGACTTTCGTCCCAGCTCGACCTGTTCGTCTCGCTGTCAAGCTCCCTTCTGCCTTTACACTCTGTGCGCGCGATTTCCAACCGCGCTGAGGGAACCTTTGGGCGCCTCCGTTACTCTTTGGGAGGCGACCGCCCCAGTCAAACTGCCCGCCTGATACTGTCCACGTCCCGGTTTCACGGAACTGTGTTAGAACTTCAATACTCAAAGGGTGGTATCCCAACGTTGGCTCCGCCAATACTAGCGTACTGACTTCCCCGCCTCCCACCTATCCTGTACATCCAATACCAAAACCCAATGTCAGGTTGCAGTAAAGCTCCACGGGGTCTTTCTGTCCTGTCGCAGGTAGCCGGCATCTTCACCGGCATTACAATTTCACCGAGTCCCTCGTTGAGACAGCGCCCAAATCGTTACGCCTTTCGTGCGGGTCGGAACTTACCCGACAAGGAATTTCGCTACCTTAGGACCGTTAT
This region of Pelotomaculum schinkii genomic DNA includes:
- a CDS encoding MerR family transcriptional regulator produces the protein MENRIKIGDFVKLTGSTLKTINYYHKIGLLPVPERSARGYRLYGPTELNRMRLIKRLKSLGLGLKHIKEIMGDLQNPKTWREVLQSLRLELLNQKKTLEERMAKIDTLLSENALLLNEDSLDSPSFQMITEILGADQIEKYARTCPEIYDQHRKLYGILDDFQWGEDYRESFRALAEYFKTHPEHYQLALDSGAHWAKLSHLSVDDPQIEALARESVALINSMPPVKELICKHPGMKKPLESLYQEIVADVLSPAQLKYQQLVEKFLSSED